Within Streptomyces roseirectus, the genomic segment GGCGGGAACCATCGGGGAGTTGATCGACACCCGGGCGTGGGGCGGCTACGTCGTCGCCGCCGGATCCACCACCCCCGCCGGGACCTACGAAGCCGTGAGCGGCTCTGTGGCGGCCCCGTTGCCCGAATGGCTGCAAACCATCCTGAAACCCCACCCCAAGCCGTCTGCGGGCCCGCTGAGGCTTCCCGTGGTCGACGGGAGCCGCGCGGCCCTGTCCGCCCTCGAAGCCGAATGCGCCGCCGTGGCCACCGCGCCGGACAAGCAGCGCAACACGACACTCAACCGGTGCGCCTTCAAGGTGGGGCGCTTCGTCGCGTGGGGCGACATCCCCCGGCACGTGGTGGAAGCGGCCTTCCAAGGGGCGGGGGAAGCGCGGGGACTCACCGCCGCCGAGTGCCGCGCCACGATCCGCAGCGCCCTGGACAGCTCCATCCGCAAGGCCCGCCCCCGGGAGGCGGCATGAACACCCCCCGAACCCTCCCCTTGGAAGGCCAACCGCCCCCGAACGGAGGGCACGACGCCGAACCAGCCGCGCTCCCGGCGGTCGTGGGCGGACCGAAGGACGTCGCCCGCAAGGGCGTCCCTTCAGCTCTTGTCCCTGACCCGCGCCCGCACACCGACAGCATCACGGACCCGACGCCGGAACGGCCCGGTATCCGCATCTGCGCCCCGCCGGTCTACCGCTACCACTACGACGGCGCCCGCTGGTCCAAGCGCTACGCCACCACCCCCACCGCCGCCTGCGCGTGCGCCTGCGGACACACCCGCACCGCCACCGGCCAACGCGCCGTCACCGCCCTGGTCACCGAGTACGGCCGGCACAAGACCACCTGCACCGGCACCCCCACCGCACAACCCGACAGGAGGGCCGCCGCATGACACCGACGCCCATCGACGGCGCCGCACTGCTGAACGAGGTCGAAGCGTTCCACCGCCGCTTCAACGTCTTCCCCACCGAAGCCGCCTACGTCGCCGTCGCCCTGTGGGACGCGCACGCGCACCTGCTGGACTGCTTCGACTCCACCCCGCGCCTCGCGTTCCTCTCCCCGGAACCCGGATCGGGCAAGTCCCGCGCGCTGGAAGTCGTCGAGACCCTGGTCCCCGCGCCGATGACGGCGGTCAACGCGTCCGCCGCCGCCCTGTTCCGCTCCGTCGCCAACCCCAACGGACGCCCCACGATCCTCTTCGACGAGATCGACACCGTCTTCGGCCCGAAGGCCGGGGACAACGAGGAACTGCGCGGGTTCCTGAACGCCGGTCACCGCCGTACCGGGGTCACCTACCGGTGCATCGGAGACGGCGGCAACCAGACCGTTCAGGCGTTCCCCTCGTACTGCGCGGTCGCGGTCGCCGGACTCGGCAACCTCCCCGACACGATCATGACCCGGTCCGTCATCATCCGGATGCGCCGCCGGGCACGCAACGAGAACGTCGAATCCTTCCGGGCCCGCATCCACGAAGCCGAGGGCCACAAGCTCCGCGACCGCCTCGCCCAGTGGGCCGAAGCCATCCGGGGGTTCGTCATGGGTGCCTGGCCCGAGATGCCCGACGGGGTCACCGACCGGCCGGCGGACGTGTGGGAATCACTCCTTGCCATCGCCGACGCGGCCGGCGGGGACTGGCCCGAGCGCGCCCGCGCCGCGTGCG encodes:
- a CDS encoding bifunctional DNA primase/polymerase, whose product is MSKDLLHAALDAAGRGWHVFPLRPDTKRPALHGEAACPRTGPCTTGHLKWEQRATTDPARIHAAWQRAPFNVGIACGPSGLLVVDLDMPKTQEHKGSQDAPCGAATFEALCERAGHAVPDTYRVRTATGGQHLYFTAPAGVRLANTAGTIGELIDTRAWGGYVVAAGSTTPAGTYEAVSGSVAAPLPEWLQTILKPHPKPSAGPLRLPVVDGSRAALSALEAECAAVATAPDKQRNTTLNRCAFKVGRFVAWGDIPRHVVEAAFQGAGEARGLTAAECRATIRSALDSSIRKARPREAA
- a CDS encoding DUF3631 domain-containing protein, with the protein product MTPTPIDGAALLNEVEAFHRRFNVFPTEAAYVAVALWDAHAHLLDCFDSTPRLAFLSPEPGSGKSRALEVVETLVPAPMTAVNASAAALFRSVANPNGRPTILFDEIDTVFGPKAGDNEELRGFLNAGHRRTGVTYRCIGDGGNQTVQAFPSYCAVAVAGLGNLPDTIMTRSVIIRMRRRARNENVESFRARIHEAEGHKLRDRLAQWAEAIRGFVMGAWPEMPDGVTDRPADVWESLLAIADAAGGDWPERARAACVTLVTASKANDKGSLGVRLLTDLRDHVLTGIDRLPTVAILDRLNSLDDAPWADLQGKPLDSRRLSKMLAEYMTGDNEPIASRNIKTAGSVLKGYYATDLWDAWQRYCPPPRESPLPPLPGTENMA